The Colletotrichum destructivum chromosome 7, complete sequence genome contains the following window.
TCGAGGAAGTTTGTGGAGTCGTAGCTGTCCACGACCTGGTAGGACTTATGGGCCGATACCGAAGAGGTAAGAAGGAGGACGGAAGAGAGCGTCGAGAAGAGTGAAGGGGCCATGTTGGGCTAAAATAATCTTTTGgggaaacaaaaaaaaacagaaACGGAAAAAGGGCTACGGGAAACGGCTGTGACGTGAGCAAGTCCCGAAGCACACGCAAAAGCACTACGAACAACGAGTGAATGAGATCTTTCCACACTAGAAAGAGTGAATAGAGGGGAAAGGGACCTCAAAGACTTGGTTTTAAGAAAAAAGAGAGTGAATAAGAAACCGAAAGAGGAATCTCGAAAGAGGGTGAGATGGAAGAGAGGGTAGGGGGCCTAGATGCGCAGGGCGCTTGATCCCATGGGGGGGTTACCCATCGCTTCTTATATCGGACCAGAGACTCTTCCCTCCTGGCCATACGATTCATCCGTAGGGCCACGAGATGAGATTCCCTCAGGGGTTCGACCGCAGGCCTGCCTCTCCAGCAATCTCGTGCTCATTGGGCCTTAGGGCCCCCCCGGACGAGGTCTTGGTGAGCCGGCCTCAAAACCGGTGGTTCGTTCAGGGGAGATGGGGACGACCTAGAACTCAGCCCCCCTTTACAAGACCGGATGATGTCCCCAAGGGTTTGGCTATGCATTGGTCGTTCGTGTGCCTGGCATACGCAAGGACGAGCGGTTCCACCCCATGGTTCTCTGCATGTGTGCACACAGAAGAGACGTACAAAGTACaatacatacatacatatGTATACACACGTGTGGGTGGGAACGAGAAACAACTTTCTGCAACTCCCCAGAGCAGCCCGAATTTCTCAAACACGCCAACCAAGGCACTAAAGAGCATTCGGACTTGGACGCCAGGCACGGCACGGCGGTTGGCTGGCGGCTCAGTCACAGCCCGCGCGAAGGCCGATGAGGGTGACCGTCCCGAGGCCAATGATGTGGAGGCACATGTAAGACTTAAGCCTGGTTTAGACCACCCTTGCCCCATCCATAtccaccccccctggtcTGACATGCGAGAACGGGGCCTTGGTGGCCCAGGTCCTGGACGGGACCCCTGTTAGGAAGAGGAGTAGTCGTCGGTGGGCGGATGAGATTCCGGCgctcctctttttttttctcctcctcttcccagTCCGGCCCATTCGCCCGCGCTAGACAGGGGATATCGTTCAAGCCGCCGAGATCTCTGATGGTGCTGTCGCCCTTCGAGGCATGATTGGCAGAGGATCTTCTGCGTCGTGGCATCGAACTATCTAGACCGGGCGGCAGCGCACACTCTTTCCAGTCTGTGTCTTTTCTGAATACCGCCAGCCAAAGGCTACTAAGGAAGGGACGGGCTATGGATCGACGTCAACGGCGTCCAGATCTCCTGTTAGCCGCGTTGCAGAGCGGACTGACCGTCTACAGGTCTGACTACAGACAGGTCTGACTGCTTTGCACACATGTTGAATCCAGCCAAGTTGCCGAGATTCCGGCCGTTTTATGCACACCAACGAGGTGGGCATAATAGGTGTTGTGTTGTGGTCCTTTCTCATTGTGTCCCGCGCAGGGGGGCGTTTCGGAGAACGTCCAAACGAGAAAATGGTCCTCCAGGGCTCTCTGCGGTTttccctcgtcctcgcggCGTAGCAGCGGCTTTCGTATTCCAATCCGTGTTAGCGGAGGGGTTGCTTTGGTGGAGTAAACCGAGAAGAGCGAGGGTTATAAAAAAAAGCGGCACGGGGATTTCAAGTCGGTGGGTTTCCTTCTTCCATGGGTTCTCCGTTACGGAGCAGCCCGTAAGGCGACGAAGACTACTACTGCACAAAACGCATCGAGCACGACGAGGATCCTATCCTCAGAAACCATCTTGCCCGACGATTCGGGAACCGTCTTTGGTGGTTCTTGGTGATTACCTGTTGGCAAACATTGGACGGGCGGTCCCTCGCTTGATATCGCTTGGTGGGTTCTTACTCCGCCTTTGGCCTCGGTTATAAGTCGTCTGCTGCATAGTCCCCAGTTGGGACCTGATCCCTGGTTGCCCGCGTACTAATTTGGTCCTCCCTCATCTCCTTCTTTGTTGATACTTGACCGAATTTGAGAATTGCGGAGGGGCAAGCGACGTCCCTCTTGAGCCTTCAGGCCTGGTTGTCGACAATATCGTACTGGGCTGCGCCTCAGTAGAAAGGGGGCGTTGAATTGAAGTCTTGGAATAGAACGCTGGCGGCAATAGCCGTGGGTTTGATGCATTCCCTATTGCTTATCTAACATGTTCTCTCACTTGATGAATGCAGAGAGAGCTCGACACGCAGCATGTTGTTATACCCACCCATGGAGCCGCGCCCATTGCACAAGATTAAGCCAGCCATCTCAGGTATTCCCGAGAACATCGACTGCTACCATCTCAAAGGACGTTTGGGGTATATTTCGGATGAGGACTGTGACCAATCACGATTCACTCCATCTGCTACCGATGCTCTTCCACTCCATCAAGCAGAGGGGCTCCCTCCCGCTAGCCACATCGCGATCCCGCTTAACTCCCACCCGCCCGGATAAAGCACTGCTGATCTGAGCAGATCTTGCGCTGAACGTGCACTGACGATGTCTTTGCGGCGACGATCGCGGTACTGCACAAACCCTCTTCACGAGTGAGCCCGCCGTTTAAGCGTCTAGATCACGCTGTCCGGCGGGGTTTGTGTGCTCACCTAGGaaatccccccccctggccACGGCATTGCTCCAAGTGTGGACTGTTTTAAGCATCGGTCGGCTTTTTGCCTCAATTTGAGCTGTCCTTAACGTTGCGTAGCATTCTCGTGTACGCTCGCTGCTGTAATTGTCCCAGTTGCCGGCAACGGTGAGGCTGTCGGTGAGTGTCCGTTTTGTATTCGTTCTATGTCCAGTACCCCCGTGCCCCAAGTACACCACGTTCACTATGATGATAGTTGGTTATCACACTACATTCACTCTCACGAATAAAATAATTCGAATTCCAGTAGTTGAGATTATCAtcggggtttttttttgtctcAACAAAGAGCAAGATAATAACCAGGCTTGGAAAATCCAGCGGAACTAAGCCTCCAGTTTCAACTCTTTACGACATGAATTGCAGATAATACGATTAAAATAGATTAATTGAGTACAGCTAGTAATACAATACTATTCATTGATCAGACAGCACGCCTGTTTACCTCATCAGCGGCAGAGAGCCTTACAGGCGCCTCAACACTGTGAGACGAGTGCGCCGCATTGCTCACTGATCCGTCGTTACTAAGTCCAGATTGACCCCGGGGATAGGCCCCCCCGGTAGCTCTGTCTCCGCTGTGCGAGACATTGTGAGAATAGTCGTGCGTGTTGCTGGCCGATCCGTCGGAGCTGACTCCAGACTGGCCCCGGGAGTAGTCCTCGCCGGTGGTCCCGTCTCTGCTGTGCGAGGCGTTGCGGGAAGATTCATGCGTGTAGTTCCCGTCCGAATCGCCACCAATATTCTGCTTGGCCTGGCCAAAAACCGATCCGAGGGAACCCCGCGCACTCTCGAGCGCGTTcgcgccggcctgctgcaggCCTCCGACCTGCTCACCGGCGTAGCGAGACGCATCGGCCGTATTGTCACGGGCCTTGGACGACAAGTCGGCGGCAGTCTGCTGACCACCCTGCGCCGCGTTCGAGATATTCGCGCCGGCGTTCTTGGTACCCTGGGCGGCAGCCCCGGAGAGGTTGGAAGCATTGTCCCTAGCCCTCGCGGACAAATCGGCGGCGGTCTGCTTTCCGTTCTGCGCCGtgttcgacgccgtccttcCGGCGTCGTAGGCAGCCTGCTGCGCCTTGGAAGACAGCTCGGAGGCCTTGACCTGGCTGGTGTGCGCGAGGTCCTTCCCCATCTCTCCGGTGGTGTTGGCAATCTCTTGAGCACGCACAGTGGCATCATGGGCCACCTTGCGGCCCTGAGGCGAGTTGACAAGAGGGGCGATGAAGaccgaggtcaaggccagGACGGCCAGCCAGAATGGGGCGAGGAACTGCATCAGCACGTAGATTGCACCGAACCCAATAAAGGCCTGCGGATACGGATATCAAAGTCAGTCCAAGAACTTCATTGCACAGAACACGCCGACTCGTTGGCAAGTACTCGGGGTGGAAGCTACTTACGGCGAAAGTCTTCTCAAGGTCTTGGCCGTAGATGATCTTCTGAGCTTGAATCGCGCCCGACTGGATAAGATCGTGGACATCTTTCAGCGTGGCGTTGAGAGTCGACTCGGGCACCGTCTTATATTTCTTGGGGCGAAGACGAGTGGAAATAGAATCGGAGCTGAAGGACCGGCTGGCGAACTCGGTCGCGGACACGACTCCGAGAGTAGTCATTCCGGCCTTGAGCGCCCATTGAGTGAAGGGCAGGTAGTGTGCCCCGAACAGAATGCCCAAGGCGCCCAGGTATGTTCCCAGCGTGCGAAGCGGATCCTCCCACTGCAAAATGGTTTTAGCAATCGGGACATTTCAAGACTTGATGAGCATACTCACGCTGATGTAGTGGTAGAGGCTGTCTTGGTGAGCTGTTTCATCGTTGGTGTGAGTAACATATCATTTCTGGTATTTGTCCATGAGAAACCTACCAAGAACCTGCTTCAATGGGCCATCCTGTACAGGAGTAGGGTTCGATCTCTCCTGCAGAGCACGTTGGATCGTTGAGGTAACTAGAGGTGATTGTCAATACGACGACTGCGATTCACTTTTCCAGCTTGACGAACTCACTTTGATCGGTGTTGTGATCGCCTCCGTCGCTGTGTACGACGACAACAGACGGTTCACCCATGGTGATGGCTTGTTCGTGATGGGTTGGTTAGGCGGACTAATTGGTCTCCAACAGCGAAGTTGGATGGCTTCAATAGGGACTTCAGATGCGTTGTGTAGAGAAAGGCTCAACTGTTCTTCACGTCGTTGTTAATAAGAAAGAGGTAGACATGAAGAACTTGACTAAATAGCAAAGGGCCCGAGGACACTGTCCACATCAACACGAACCAATGTTTCTTTCGGCCCCCTGCCGTTGGACATTGCATCATGTTGACGCAGCGACACAGGGTGAGGTGAGGAGGGGAACGATGACATCGCTCGGCGGTCATAATAGATTCCCCGTTTCTTCGCGGCCCAAAAGCCCAGATACATGCCtagcttgcttgcttgctgctgctactgctctttttttttctttctcccgCTGCCGCGTtgcgatgacgaggaggcgggaATGCGGCACTTGGGCGCACGCGGGGGCACGGCATATGAGCACACGAGCACGGAATACGCATTTGGATTCACGTCGACTTTTTACTGCCCAAAATACGTTTCATCAGATCATTCATGTCTCATGATGTGCGCAGGGGTGGCGATACCGTTTTGCGGTTCGTACGTCATCCGGCCTTGGGTGGTGCATTCCACCCGAGAGTCTGGGCCCTCGAAAGGGGCCAGGCTTTCTCTGGCGGGGGATCGACACGCAAGCCACTTTGAGCCACGAATTGGGATTTTGTGACGAGGGACGCGATCAAGAGAGGTTGTCCTAGGAATTCTGCTCGAACCCCATGGTCCATGGGGGGCGATTCGTCATCATCGAGGCATCCACCCACGAACCCATTGTCAGACTGTCAAGCCGGGGAAAGGGGGGCTGTCACGGTCCGGCCCGCCGCGCAAAACATTACATGCGGGCTGTGTCTTCGTCAAGCCAAAACTGGATCGTTCCAGGCTTTGCTGACGCCAGTAGCTAGGAGATTATGCTCCGGACCAGCACCTCCTCGCTAGTAGTGAGCGTCTGCAGTGTTAGTCAACCTTGTGGGTGACTTCCGCTTGAGCTTTTCCATGCACCTCTGTGATGGAACCTGTGATTTTTCACCAATCGGAATATACGTCTGGAAGTCCCAAGTACGTGGGTGTTGATGGATGATTGATTTCTTTGCGTCCTCCCAGGGAGTTGCAAAGGTACCTGCAGCAAGCTTTTCCCAGGACCAAAAACCTGTCGCCACACATTGACACAGACAGCCAATGGACAGCCTTTATCAAGTAGTCGTACACTCATGCCGGTAAGAAGCATGCGACGCCCAATTTGGCTATATGGTCATTGGCACACCTTCGACTAAGGCTAGCAACAGCAGGCTCTTTGGCGGGAAGCGGCATGCCCCTTTCCAGAGCCTGTCTGCAACAACCCACCATTATTGTAAACATGCCAAAATAGTGTATCTGCAGAAACCAAATGTTAGGGAATGGCAGCAGTGAACATTCCAAGTCGgtgagtgggtgggtggAAGTTGAGGGACGTTGGATTAGAAGAAATAGAGTTTCGCTTCCATGGAAATCGTTGATCGATATATTATTACAGTGCCCACCGGCGCAGCCCACCCCGGCGCCCCCAACGACTGGTTTAAACCCCTAAATTAATTACATTCAAGGGCGCCTAAGAGGCTATGGCAGCCTCGAGCCTTCGGGCTAAACCCCCTGAGAACTTCGGCAGCCTGCAGAGAGCCTATACTGTTTCCTTTGCAGTCCGAGCAGCCCTGCTCCAGTGGGATAGAAATCGACTCCACGCATGCGATGGCACATTCTTCCAAACGGCCTTGATAAAAGGCAGTGTTATGAGCAGAGCCGGCGAAGAATGATTTATCTAGTACAGCACGCACGACTTTGATTTCTGACTTTTCAATAGCTAACTCGGTTCTATACCGGCATAGCAAACAAAACACTCACTGGTGAGgcccaaaaaaaaaggggggggagaataagaaaaaaagacaaaCTAGTGACCTTGCCAGATACAATGGCCATTCGAACAGATCTGCGCGTCGTCGCGTAAGACCGACCTCCCAAGTTCTGTTCTTGGGTTCTTCTGTAGATAATCCACCGTGTACCCGCTgcgcggcggaggacgcCCAAAGCCTCTTGATGGCGGTTCTCTCCTAGTGGCACCGTGCCTGCAAGGACGGCGCAGGAAGCCGCTTGGGAAAATGTGCCGAAACCGTTGTTACCAGTCGTCCGACACTTTTAACCAAGACTAAGAGCATAAGGGTCCTGAGATTGCTAAGTCGGACGCTTGTGCGGCTGCCGAAACCATCCCCAGAAGCTCAACTGGGAACACCACGCAGACTCCCAAGACGGCAGACATGGCGAATCGTCTCGAGCAGATACTCGAGGCACCCAGAGAGAGCAAGTATTACCTTGCGCCAAGTTGAGGAATTCTTGTGACTTGTATGGAGAATCGCGAGTTTAGGCCGCAGATTTAGACGCCAAAAGAAGACGGCCGCGCCGACCCCTCGAAGGGACTAGGGGACACTGACGAGTATGAGGACTCTGAGTAAGGCGCTCGGTGGGGGGAGTCTCTGGAGACATCGCTAATGACGAGAATGCGGGAGATACCGAGTAGGAGACTTCTGCTACGCTGTGCTGATGATATTAGATGTTGAGCGAAGCAGGCCGAAGTATACGTATTGAGCCTAAGAAAGGGGCGTAGGGTTGGACGAGGCTCAATTCGGCCCTGTAAGGGTAGGTCCTCGATGGTATGGTATTTTATGGATGGATCATCTGGCTAGGGCCCCATGGGCAGGTGTGATATAACACATGCTGATGAATCATCCTGCTTGTGGCTGTTATGACAAGCCCTTCTCAGATTGTAGTTGGGATTGAACAACCGGTGGTTTGAGGCTCTCAAGAGAAGGAGGCCCCTATGTCGaccgtcgagggccttgaggagAGGGCTCCGTGGAGCCACCGGTGCCCTCGTGTTCTTCTCAATCCTGACTTGATATCCCAAATAGGTCCTTGGAGGGCTCTCGTAACTTTGAAAGCCTTACATCCATAACTTCGATTACCCTCAACCTCCGTGGCTCAGTGACACCCTTCTAGGCTCGTGACAGTCACTTGTCAAACGTCGCGAGAGCTCGCACAGCGTTGTATAATACATATGATCTAGGGGAGTCTAACATAGAACACTGATGAATTTAGTTTTCACTTCTGAAAAGCTTTCCAAGCCTGATAATAGTCCGTCAGCGTCCCGTCAAGCGGTCGATACGTAAGGCCCAGTTCTGTGGAACTTCGACTGTTGTCCACCATGAAGCTGACCCCTAGGTTCCTCGAAATCCATTGTTGCGTCAGGCCGAACAGAGGCCCGACTACGCGCACAAGAAAATCGGGCAGCTGGTGATTCGGGACCAGGGTCGACTTGCTCAGTCTCCGAAAAAGCCGCGAGATGTCCACGAACGTGGCCATCTCCTTGGACGCCACAATGTACCGCCCCTTGGCCGACGGCACCTCTGCCGCCCTGATATGGGCTGCGGCCACGTCGCGCACGTCGACGGTGGCGAAGCTGAGGTTGGGTACGCCGAAGAACAGGTCCCCGcgcagaagctcgtcgagaagaaACAGGCTGCCCGAGTCGGAGCCCTTGGATAGCGGCGGGCCGATGACCAGCCCCGGGCAGATGACGACCAAGTCCCATCGGTCTTGTCGCTTTGCGATTGCCCAGGCCTCCTTTTCTGCCAGCACTTTGGAGTAGTGGTAGGGGTTGTGCGTCACTGTGCTGGTCTCGTTGAAGTATCCCTCGGACAGGATCCCTGCCATCTGATCTTGGACGTCGGCGTAATCGCCGAATATGGCACCGACTGAGGTTTCGGTTGAACATcagtaaaaaaaaaaaaaaaggaaagcTTAATCCGGAGCAGGATCTTTCCCAGTTTGATGCTGTTGGTATTTGTTTGGGATGAACTTACTCGTTGATGTGAGCACAACTCGCTCGACAGCTTCAGTTTCCCCGACGGTCGCCAACACGTTCTGGGTCCCCTTCAGCGCCGGCTCGACGCATTCCTTCTGGCCATCCTTGATCTTCTCCGCCATCAAGAAAGGCGACGCGACGTGGTGGACTACCGAGCAACCCTGCATGGCCTCTTTGAACGAGCCCCATTCGAGCAGGTCGGCCTCGAAAAGCCTCAGCTGGCCGGCCGGGTATTTCTCTTGCAGCGTCTTGAGCGAGTCGACTTTTTTGGCATTGCCGAGGCTACGCACTGTTGTATGTACACGAAGACCTCTTTGCAGCAGGTCGTTGACGAGGTGCTGCGCGAtgaagccgctgccgccggtgacgaggTGAGTCTGAGCGACAGTCATGCTGTGGGAAGAAGTTGGAGATTTCCCGAGGTTTGTGCCTCGAGTGTCTTCTTGTACAGGTTGACTGAATGCTCTGGACCGGAATTGGAACTGGTATCACGCACGTGGTGTTCGCGACGAAACCACGAATGTTCCGTATTAGGGGTATGTGCCACCTTTAAGATAATCAGTTTGCCCGTCGGCAACCCGCGGAATGCTAGGCCAAACCAAAATGGAGCACaaacctccccccctccccccgaaATGTCATCCGCACTCTAACCCCTTACGGAGCCAGCCACGAATCTCTATGACGGTGTCGTGTGCACTTAGATCTAGGCATCATTAATTACAAATCTCAAGTTCAAGCGAACAGTGTTCGGGGATGCCTTGAAATCAAAACCTCCATTAGATCCCCACACCGTAACCTCTGTTATCGTTTTGATGCCAAGGTTCTCTTTATGCTGGATAAGCATCCAGGCTGTTCCAGCACCATGGGTACTTCCGAGAAGCGCATGACCCGGCCGACTATCCATCTTGAATACTGCTCGTTTATCCCAGCCAGGAACCCGATCATAGTTCTCATCTTTCAACGCGCGCATCGCTATATCAAAGGTAGGTTTGTAGCTAATGCCAGCGCGGAAGACGACCTTGAGGGTTTTAGGACTTATTCGTTTATATTCGCACGCGCTTAGCCACTGGAAATAGGCAATGTCTGACAGCGTGTCCAAGTCGGGGACGTCTCCTTTGCCGTTCTTGGCCACTTCGTAGCGAGGACTGTAGTTGACGTCGAAAATGAACGCGCCCGAGGGTGGATTCGCCACGTTTTTGTATGATCCTTCTGACGGCTAGAACACGAAAAAGAAGTTAGCACATTCCTGCATACTCTTTTTACAGAAAATGAGACGACAGCTCAAGCTCAAAGTCACTTACCTGTCCTACTcgcaaccaccaccacttccGAAACGTCTTGTCTTGGACAAAATGGTACACACCGGTATGTTCTTCATCTACCCGATACTCCGGGTCTGCAAATGCCTCGTCCAATAGTTGCCCATAGCCAGGAAAGCCAGGTAATCGTTCCGTATCTCCATCCAAGTTTGTTTCGTATGGGTACCAAGTTATGTAAGGGGTCCATCCCCACGTAACCAGGCTTTCCGGGTCCTGGAAGGGACTGATAATAGAAGCTCCGCCATTCCGCTCTGCAGCTTCTGCGTTCCCTACTGGGAGAAGCGTCATAAGATACTCCCCCTTCTTTACGCGGCCATCGTAATCGTTGGAAAAGGTGGGGTACTTTGCTCTCGCTCGCTTGGCGAGGGCTTCGTCGGCAGCTTTAGTTGCTGTTGTAGGAGATGCGCCGACTAGTAAGACTTGGAGCAGCAGAGACAAAAGCAAAAAGCGTGAGTTCCAAGGTTTGAAAGAGTGAAAAGTTTTAGCCATTATTAAGAATAACTACTAACAACTGGTAGACGAAAGGCGAGACGCGCGGAACATACAGCGTTCCGCGCGCATGAGCAGCCTTGTCACCTTAAGTAGGTAAGAAAGACAAGCAAAAATGGACTTGAATTATTTTAGGGAGCGGGACAACCCTTGAGAGATGTTGTGATAGGTGCAAACACCCTATACAAGCCAAAATTGCTGCACTGCAATTGTGGATCTACCTTTGCGCTATTGTTACAGTTATAAGCCTAGCCCTCCTAACGCTGAGCTGTGCTTGAATGATTAAAGGTGTGGTAATGCTTCTGACAGTGAATCCGAGCACCTGGTGTTCGAAATAGGCAAAAAGGTTTTTAGATTTCGGCGAGATATACCTAATTGGAAGGTTGCTAAAATTGGGCAAGTGCCTTGGAAGTTTGTTAGATTAACGCAATTGAGAAATTAGCTGTTGGAACAAGCAGGTAAATGACTTGTTAAAGGAGCATCGACAAGTAAAGTGCTTGATAACTTTGATAGACTATTGTGGTTAACAAGTTGGCTGTTAGACAACTTGAGCTGTCAGCCTGATTTTCCTAGGGGGAGTTGTCATAGCGTCAGCAACTAGGACAACAGGGCGGTTGTGACAAGCAGAGTGGTGAGGCGTGGTACATCAAGAGCATTAGTCGTCTTGAAGTTCTGTACCCTTCGGCACAAGTCCTGCAATTAATTAGCTGTGCCTGTGTGCCTGTGTATGCCCACAGCTATATCACCAATCCTGATAACCTGACAACGCCCCCCACTGCTTACCTGGTAAAGTACTAAGATTGTGCGGTCAGGCCTGTGTAAAGCCCGGCAAAACCTGCGCCACGTCCCTGTTTATGCAGATTTACTTTTGACTGACCTAGGCACATAGGC
Protein-coding sequences here:
- a CDS encoding Putative NAD-dependent epimerase/dehydratase, NAD(P)-binding domain superfamily — encoded protein: MTVAQTHLVTGGSGFIAQHLVNDLLQRGLRVHTTVRSLGNAKKVDSLKTLQEKYPAGQLRLFEADLLEWGSFKEAMQGCSVVHHVASPFLMAEKIKDGQKECVEPALKGTQNVLATVGETEAVERVVLTSTIGAIFGDYADVQDQMAGILSEGYFNETSTVTHNPYHYSKVLAEKEAWAIAKRQDRWDLVVICPGLVIGPPLSKGSDSGSLFLLDELLRGDLFFGVPNLSFATVDVRDVAAAHIRAAEVPSAKGRYIVASKEMATFVDISRLFRRLSKSTLVPNHQLPDFLVRVVGPLFGLTQQWISRNLGVSFMVDNSRSSTELGLTYRPLDGTLTDYYQAWKAFQK